A genome region from Panicum virgatum strain AP13 chromosome 4K, P.virgatum_v5, whole genome shotgun sequence includes the following:
- the LOC120702511 gene encoding uncharacterized protein LOC120702511 isoform X2, giving the protein MPQPHPRIQGGTEPYGQIRIPRIQGGAEPYGQIRIPDGLLFNVFRAPDGRFYTDHPRLKGPFRNYLRLRNAICHFFGCRNPQLRVTQGGPTIRPQGTRRASSPVVTEDSPSLPLPPPSELVAAVAESASALTLQDAHVSSSEELRTSSEESITSSPWTVPHSTIDSSSSFSPFRPEKFMAGAAEPASAQTLKDADVSSSEELLDATSSAELSTANPSSVLPDTADDSTPSASSVGPPILLCRPPNWYQDYYIRTDRNGYLQMYPDLGGPFGSLQEAEAAVNRHLDERRLPEICQMPSKGPHVEWLIKQCLHYPDGTPKRGPNAPSKNSKHHMRHLVKALLDQYNDYNNICKDLARELKDLVSFDWMYENNKTYYHFNFTTKTNKADDVNLFFAEVMCIKYDYAVTCCCMIKPKDDGCCYGCTSPKQKVIHPNNSRAYIGGHVSGDVPFGGDDDSSDERKLLWPD; this is encoded by the exons ATGCCGCAACCTCATCCCCGCATCCAGGGTGGCACTGAGCCCTATGGGCAGATCAGGATTCCTCGCATCCAGGGTGGCGCTGAGCCCTATGGGCAGATCAGGATTCCCGACGGCTTACTGTTCAATGTCTTCCGCGCCCCGGACGGGAGATTCTACACCGACCATCCTCGCTTGAAGGGGCCGTTTCGCAACTACTTGCGCCTCAGAAATGCAATCTGTCACTTTTTTGGCTGCCGAAACCCGCAGCTGAGGGTGACGCAAGGCGGACCCACCATCCGTCCCCAGGGAACCCGTCGAGCCTCGTCGCCGGTGGTAACAGAGGACTCGCCATCTCTGCCGCTACCGCCTCC GTCTGAGCTTGTGGCTGCTGTTGCCGAGTCTGCATCCGCACTAACTCTGCAAGATGCACATGTTTCATCCTCGGAGGAGTTGCGCACATCATCAGAAGAATCAATCACTTCCAGTCCATGGACAGTGCCGCATAGCACCATTGATAGTTCGTCAAGCTTTTCCCCCTTCAGGCCTGAGAAGTTTATGGCAGGTGCTGCCGAGCCTGCATCTGCACAAACCCTTAAAGATGCAGATGTTTCATCATCTGAGGAGTTGCTTGACGCTACATCATCTGCAGAATTGAGCACTGCCAATCCAAGTAGTGTGTTGCCTGACACAGCTGATGACTCTACACCATCAGCTTCATCTGTCGGGCCTCCCATTCTGTTGTGCAGGCCCCCGAATTGGTATCAGGACTATTACATTAGGACGGATCGGAACGGATATCTGCAGATGTATCCTGATCTGGGCGGGCCGTTTGGAAGCTTGCAGGAAGCTGAAGCTGCTGTCAATCGCCATCTTGACGAACGGCGGCTCCCAGAAAT ATGCCAGATGCCATCTAAAGGTCCTCATGTGGAGTGGCTTATTAAACAATGTCTTCACTATCCCGATGGCACGCCAAAGAGAGGCCCAAATGCACCGTCCAAGAATTCCAAGCATCACATGCGTCATTTGGTTAAAGCTTTATTGGACCAGTATAATGATTATAACAATATTTGCAAG GATCTTGCACGTGAACTCAAAGATCTTGTGAGCTTCGACTGGATGTATGAGAACAATAAGACTTATTATCATTTTAACTTCACAACAAAGACGAACAAAGCTGATGATGTCAATCTATTCTTTGCTGAAGTGATGTGTATAAAATATGATTATGCGGTCACCTGTTGTTGCATGATCAAACCTAAAGATGATG GTTGTTGCTATGGTTGCACCAGTCCTAAGCAGAAGGTTATACACCCAAATAATAGTCGTGCATACATTGGGGGGCATGTGAGTGGAGATGTGCCATTTGGAGGTGATGATGACTCTAGCGATGA GAGGAAGCTTTTGTGGCCAGACTAA
- the LOC120702511 gene encoding uncharacterized protein LOC120702511 isoform X1 yields the protein MPQPHPRIQGGTEPYGQIRIPRIQGGAEPYGQIRIPDGLLFNVFRAPDGRFYTDHPRLKGPFRNYLRLRNAICHFFGCRNPQLRVTQGGPTIRPQGTRRASSPVVTEDSPSLPLPPPSELVAAVAESASALTLQDAHVSSSEELRTSSEESITSSPWTVPHSTIDSSSSFSPFRPEKFMAGAAEPASAQTLKDADVSSSEELLDATSSAELSTANPSSVLPDTADDSTPSASSVGPPILLCRPPNWYQDYYIRTDRNGYLQMYPDLGGPFGSLQEAEAAVNRHLDERRLPEICQMPSKGPHVEWLIKQCLHYPDGTPKRGPNAPSKNSKHHMRHLVKALLDQYNDYNNICKDLARELKDLVSFDWMYENNKTYYHFNFTTKTNKADDVNLFFAEVMCIKYDYAVTCCCMIKPKDDGCCYGCTSPKQKVIHPNNSRAYIGGHVSGDVPFGGDDDSSDEDEEAFVARLRFFFKGQ from the exons ATGCCGCAACCTCATCCCCGCATCCAGGGTGGCACTGAGCCCTATGGGCAGATCAGGATTCCTCGCATCCAGGGTGGCGCTGAGCCCTATGGGCAGATCAGGATTCCCGACGGCTTACTGTTCAATGTCTTCCGCGCCCCGGACGGGAGATTCTACACCGACCATCCTCGCTTGAAGGGGCCGTTTCGCAACTACTTGCGCCTCAGAAATGCAATCTGTCACTTTTTTGGCTGCCGAAACCCGCAGCTGAGGGTGACGCAAGGCGGACCCACCATCCGTCCCCAGGGAACCCGTCGAGCCTCGTCGCCGGTGGTAACAGAGGACTCGCCATCTCTGCCGCTACCGCCTCC GTCTGAGCTTGTGGCTGCTGTTGCCGAGTCTGCATCCGCACTAACTCTGCAAGATGCACATGTTTCATCCTCGGAGGAGTTGCGCACATCATCAGAAGAATCAATCACTTCCAGTCCATGGACAGTGCCGCATAGCACCATTGATAGTTCGTCAAGCTTTTCCCCCTTCAGGCCTGAGAAGTTTATGGCAGGTGCTGCCGAGCCTGCATCTGCACAAACCCTTAAAGATGCAGATGTTTCATCATCTGAGGAGTTGCTTGACGCTACATCATCTGCAGAATTGAGCACTGCCAATCCAAGTAGTGTGTTGCCTGACACAGCTGATGACTCTACACCATCAGCTTCATCTGTCGGGCCTCCCATTCTGTTGTGCAGGCCCCCGAATTGGTATCAGGACTATTACATTAGGACGGATCGGAACGGATATCTGCAGATGTATCCTGATCTGGGCGGGCCGTTTGGAAGCTTGCAGGAAGCTGAAGCTGCTGTCAATCGCCATCTTGACGAACGGCGGCTCCCAGAAAT ATGCCAGATGCCATCTAAAGGTCCTCATGTGGAGTGGCTTATTAAACAATGTCTTCACTATCCCGATGGCACGCCAAAGAGAGGCCCAAATGCACCGTCCAAGAATTCCAAGCATCACATGCGTCATTTGGTTAAAGCTTTATTGGACCAGTATAATGATTATAACAATATTTGCAAG GATCTTGCACGTGAACTCAAAGATCTTGTGAGCTTCGACTGGATGTATGAGAACAATAAGACTTATTATCATTTTAACTTCACAACAAAGACGAACAAAGCTGATGATGTCAATCTATTCTTTGCTGAAGTGATGTGTATAAAATATGATTATGCGGTCACCTGTTGTTGCATGATCAAACCTAAAGATGATG GTTGTTGCTATGGTTGCACCAGTCCTAAGCAGAAGGTTATACACCCAAATAATAGTCGTGCATACATTGGGGGGCATGTGAGTGGAGATGTGCCATTTGGAGGTGATGATGACTCTAGCGATGAGGAT GAGGAAGCTTTTGTGGCCAGACTAAGGTTTTTTTTTAAG GGGCAGTGA